One Desulfosoma caldarium DNA segment encodes these proteins:
- a CDS encoding sulfite exporter TauE/SafE family protein, with amino-acid sequence MVFRTAGIEVAPWIPPLVAFVISFFTSMGGVSGAFLLLPFQMSVLGYTDPSVSATNQLFNIVAIPSGVYRYWKEGRMVWPLTWAVVAGTLPGVFIGAIVRVSYLPNPKHFKLFAAAVLLYIGLRMVQDLHKNKAGAHTKADAEKKFREMVRRHRAQGAQAGQGTAEALPKVKVTHFNMRRLGYTFYEEVYDTPFWGIFALAFIVGIVGGIYGIGGGAIIAPFFVTFFGLPVYTVAGAALMGTFVTSVAGVAFYQGIAPFHPNMSVAPDWLLGVLFGFGGMAGMYLGARCQKYVPARAIKWMLAGIILFTAVKYVAAFFGYS; translated from the coding sequence TTGGTTTTTCGCACGGCGGGCATTGAGGTGGCGCCCTGGATACCGCCGCTGGTGGCCTTTGTGATTTCCTTTTTCACGTCCATGGGTGGAGTGTCCGGAGCCTTTCTGTTGCTTCCCTTTCAGATGTCCGTTTTGGGCTATACGGATCCGTCGGTGAGTGCCACCAACCAATTGTTTAACATCGTTGCCATTCCCAGCGGCGTGTACCGGTACTGGAAAGAAGGCCGCATGGTGTGGCCTCTCACCTGGGCCGTGGTTGCGGGCACCTTGCCCGGAGTGTTTATTGGAGCCATCGTCCGGGTATCCTATCTTCCCAATCCCAAGCATTTCAAATTGTTTGCCGCCGCCGTGCTCCTCTACATCGGGTTGCGCATGGTCCAGGATTTGCATAAGAACAAAGCGGGGGCCCACACAAAGGCCGATGCCGAAAAAAAATTTCGGGAGATGGTGCGCCGTCATCGAGCGCAAGGGGCTCAGGCCGGACAAGGAACGGCCGAGGCGCTTCCTAAGGTCAAGGTGACCCACTTCAATATGCGGCGCTTGGGCTACACCTTTTACGAAGAGGTCTACGACACCCCCTTTTGGGGGATCTTTGCGCTGGCCTTCATTGTCGGCATTGTGGGCGGCATCTACGGCATTGGGGGTGGGGCCATTATTGCGCCATTTTTTGTCACGTTCTTCGGGTTGCCCGTTTACACCGTGGCCGGCGCCGCCCTCATGGGGACTTTTGTCACCTCCGTGGCGGGCGTGGCCTTTTATCAAGGCATAGCCCCCTTTCATCCGAATATGTCCGTCGCGCCGGACTGGCTTTTGGGTGTGCTGTTTGGGTTTGGAGGCATGGCCGGCATGTATCTGGGTGCGCGCTGCCAGAAGTATGTGCCGGCACGGGCCATCAAGTGGATGCTTGCGGGCATTATCCTTTTCACGGCCGTGAAGTATGTGGCGGCGTTTTTCGGCTATTCGTGA
- a CDS encoding dynamin family protein: MLEHYRKTQAKLLKALDDIQQLTTINLNAAITDRINVLYDKIRQSAFYLVVLGEFKRGKSTLINAVLKDNLLPTAVVPLTSIVTMIHYGPEEKICVRFKDGTTRTIPRKALADYVTERGNPDNVKGVDRVEISYPADTLRGGVHLIDTPGVGSIFETNTQATYDFLPQVDAALFLFTADPPLSRSELAFLRDVCQYVTKIFFIQNKIDVVAPEDREESLAFSQQILKDTLKEDEVRILPLSAKLALEGRAKGDEAKIAQSYFPQLEDVLTQFLTQEKGRVLLQSGLQSARKILNDLEFSAKLEQKAIEMPLEDLEQKIALFHKELRKIQREREENGYYFEAEIKRIMDWLDRELKELQKERLPELVKQLQDEGEKHQHIPISQYVEKMEDCLSQGIIHTFDDWIVRQEKALNEEFARVSRQYSDRTNQVIDRLIEASAKLFDIPFQTIQSDESLRADSRFYYLLGDPPRFFDIAGAVDFFSRKILPKSFSQKKVLADLMKKLPERIDANCGRVRADFMRRLQESFLEFRWNLNAKIDATAKGIQDALDKAVVLKKAESAERDKKKLMLHEAMQSILRVKTDLEEIALEVA, encoded by the coding sequence ATGCTGGAGCATTACCGAAAAACACAGGCCAAGCTTCTCAAAGCGCTGGATGATATTCAGCAGCTCACCACGATAAACCTCAACGCGGCCATCACGGACCGAATCAACGTGCTGTACGATAAGATTCGCCAGAGCGCCTTTTATCTGGTGGTCCTTGGCGAATTCAAGAGAGGCAAGAGCACCCTCATCAATGCCGTTCTCAAGGATAATCTTCTTCCCACGGCGGTTGTTCCCTTGACGTCTATCGTCACCATGATTCACTACGGTCCCGAAGAGAAAATCTGCGTTCGATTCAAGGACGGAACGACCCGCACCATTCCTCGAAAAGCTTTGGCGGACTACGTGACGGAAAGAGGGAATCCCGACAACGTCAAGGGGGTTGACCGAGTGGAAATCTCTTATCCCGCCGACACCCTTCGGGGTGGCGTCCATTTGATCGACACACCCGGGGTGGGCTCCATTTTCGAAACCAACACCCAGGCCACCTACGACTTCCTGCCCCAGGTGGATGCAGCCCTTTTCCTTTTCACGGCCGATCCCCCTCTCAGCCGATCGGAATTGGCCTTTTTGCGCGATGTATGTCAGTACGTTACGAAAATCTTTTTCATCCAGAACAAGATCGACGTGGTGGCCCCTGAAGACCGCGAGGAGTCCCTAGCGTTTTCTCAACAGATTTTGAAAGACACGTTGAAGGAGGATGAAGTCCGCATTCTGCCTCTTTCTGCCAAATTGGCGTTGGAAGGCCGTGCCAAAGGCGACGAGGCCAAGATCGCTCAAAGTTACTTCCCTCAGCTGGAAGATGTCCTCACACAATTTCTCACCCAGGAAAAAGGCCGTGTCCTTTTGCAGTCCGGGCTGCAGTCGGCCCGAAAAATCCTTAATGATCTGGAGTTTTCTGCCAAGCTTGAGCAGAAAGCCATCGAAATGCCGCTCGAGGACCTGGAACAAAAAATTGCCTTGTTTCACAAAGAGCTACGAAAAATTCAACGAGAGCGCGAAGAAAACGGGTATTATTTTGAGGCGGAAATCAAGCGGATTATGGATTGGCTGGATCGTGAACTGAAAGAGCTTCAAAAAGAGCGTCTGCCCGAACTCGTGAAACAATTGCAGGATGAAGGGGAAAAGCATCAACATATTCCCATATCGCAATACGTAGAAAAGATGGAAGACTGTCTGAGTCAGGGCATCATCCACACCTTTGATGATTGGATTGTGCGCCAAGAAAAGGCCCTCAATGAAGAATTTGCCCGCGTGTCCCGACAGTACTCGGACCGCACGAATCAGGTCATCGACCGACTCATTGAGGCTTCCGCCAAGCTATTTGATATTCCGTTTCAAACGATACAATCGGATGAATCCCTTCGTGCGGACAGCCGTTTTTATTACCTGCTCGGTGATCCTCCCCGCTTTTTTGACATCGCCGGGGCCGTCGATTTCTTTTCCCGCAAGATCTTGCCCAAAAGCTTTTCCCAGAAAAAAGTCCTCGCTGACTTGATGAAAAAACTCCCGGAACGCATCGATGCCAACTGCGGGCGGGTTCGTGCCGACTTCATGCGCCGTTTGCAGGAGAGTTTTTTGGAGTTTCGTTGGAATTTGAACGCCAAGATCGATGCCACGGCCAAGGGCATTCAAGATGCTTTGGACAAGGCCGTGGTTCTCAAAAAGGCTGAATCAGCCGAGCGGGACAAGAAAAAGCTAATGCTTCATGAAGCCATGCAAAGCATTCTCAGAGTCAAAACGGACTTGGAGGAAATTGCGCTGGAAGTCGCCTAA